GCTCGGTATTTTCGGCATCCTGGCCAAACGTAGGTTCATCAAGGATGAGGAGCTCCTGGTTACTGATAAGCATGGTGGCAACAGATAGCCGTCGTTTTTGTCCCTGGCTTAATGAAAAAGGGTTTTGGGCTCGAACATGGGCGAGGTTGAACGTCTCGAGCAGTTGATCGACATGGGATTGACGCTCGTCTTTGGACCATCCCATACGTTTTGGTCCAAAGGAGACCTCTTCATCCACTCGCTCTGTAATGAACTGACTCTCGGGATTTTGCATGACAAGTCCGATTTGGCTCATAAATTGATCATCTGGCCACGATGCCAATGAGCGATCTTTCCATTTAATAACCCCTGAGGATGGTTTTTTTACGCCGAGAAGCAATTGAGCAACGGTACTTTTCCCTGCGCCATTCGGCCCTGCAAGTGCGACAAATTCACCCCGATGGATGTGAAGGGTAAGCCCGGACAATACGAAGGGATTCTTCGATTTATGGTCATATTGATAATAGATATCTTGCATTTCAACGATCGGTTTCTCTGATTTTGGCTCTTCTTTGGCTTTTGGATACGGCATCGTGGGCTCCGGGATCCCTTCTTTTTTTAATTGCTGCTCAAGTTCAGTAGGTACAAGCGGAAAAGGATCCCATTTAATTCGGTCTTCCAATGTTATTGCGGCGCGCACCGTTTTGGGTAACCATATCCCATCGGTGAGTAATTGGTTCGCATGTTCTTGAAATAACGCCCTTGGTTTTCCTGTGTAAGCCACCTTCCCATTTTTGTTTAAAATGATGACGTCATCGATGAAATGGATCATATCATCCAGTTGATGTTCGATGAAAATCATTGTTTTATTCGCATGCTTCC
The Salicibibacter kimchii DNA segment above includes these coding regions:
- a CDS encoding ABC transporter ATP-binding protein, with amino-acid sequence MVCVQTEQLSIRYPTNETSTVQDITAFFRSGSRSLILGPSGVGKSTLTLALNGIIPQSLDAEVSGEIAIGDVHPQHQTVGEMSRKVGILFQDPETQFCMYSVEEEVAFGLENLQVPREKMEAVIHDSLQNTGLLHVRQAPIHALSGGMKQKLALACLMAIDPEVLILDEPTANLDPQATIDVFALIDHWGKHANKTMIFIEHQLDDMIHFIDDVIILNKNGKVAYTGKPRALFQEHANQLLTDGIWLPKTVRAAITLEDRIKWDPFPLVPTELEQQLKKEGIPEPTMPYPKAKEEPKSEKPIVEMQDIYYQYDHKSKNPFVLSGLTLHIHRGEFVALAGPNGAGKSTVAQLLLGVKKPSSGVIKWKDRSLASWPDDQFMSQIGLVMQNPESQFITERVDEEVSFGPKRMGWSKDERQSHVDQLLETFNLAHVRAQNPFSLSQGQKRRLSVATMLISNQELLILDEPTFGQDAENTEQLMKLLKSLQQQGKTILMITHDMGLVDQYASRMIVLQEGGCAYEGEPVTFLHSLHYQPLRAQTNLITPMDRKLHQWQHQVQQKVSVQYA